In Parageobacillus sp. KH3-4, the genomic window ACCGCGTGGAAAAAATATTATAATCCTGTCAAAATATCAGAAAAATTTACGATCGTTCCAACATGGGAGACGTATGAACCGGTATCCAGCGATGAGTTAATTATTGAATTGGACCCGGGCATGGCGTTTGGCACAGGAACACATCCAACGACGGTGATGTGCATTCAAGCGCTCGAAAAATATGTGAAGCCTGGAGATACGGTCATTGATGTTGGCACTGGTTCCGGCATTTTAAGTATCGCTGCAGCGATGCTTGGCGCAAAATCAGTTCGTGCACTTGATTTAGATCCGGTTGCCGTTGATAGCGCGAAGCTAAATGTCAAATTAAATAAAGTGCAACATATCGTCACCGTTTCGCAAAATAATTTGCTTGACCATATTGAGGAACGAGCAAACGTGATTGTTGCCAATATTTTAGCGGAAATTATACTGCGCTTTGCCGACGATGCTTATCGCCTTCTAGAAAAAAACGGGTATTTTATTACTTCGGGAATTATCCAAGCGAAAAAACAAGAGGTAAAAGAAGGGTTAACGAA contains:
- the prmA gene encoding 50S ribosomal protein L11 methyltransferase; translated protein: MKWSEISIHTTHEAVEAISNILHEAGAGGVVIEDPYDLTKERDASFGEVYELNPDDYPEEGVIIKAYLPVNSFLGETVEEIKQAINNLLLYDIDIGKNKITISEVNEEEWATAWKKYYNPVKISEKFTIVPTWETYEPVSSDELIIELDPGMAFGTGTHPTTVMCIQALEKYVKPGDTVIDVGTGSGILSIAAAMLGAKSVRALDLDPVAVDSAKLNVKLNKVQHIVTVSQNNLLDHIEERANVIVANILAEIILRFADDAYRLLEKNGYFITSGIIQAKKQEVKEGLTKAGFTIEETLVMEDWIAFIARKA